In Atribacterota bacterium, the following proteins share a genomic window:
- a CDS encoding transporter substrate-binding domain-containing protein, translated as MKKILSLLFVALILSVTIVDYCFSQNSIAENKISWTQGEITFMEEHPLIQLGVDPKFVPFEFFDEDGEYKGITADYLSLISERTGLKFEIARGLTWPEAYDMALSGALDALPAVSKTEEREKYFLFSQPYFHFKRVIVTQNTDTGIADIDDLDGLTVAVQRNSSHHSYLLSYPNINLSLYDSVEAALASVVSGTERVFVGNLATTDYLVRTNALTNLKFIAFEAEKEQALYFAVRQDWPELVSIIDKTLNSITEEEKIAITDNWIEFKAEIDYGPIWRAILIIGSILAGIMIVSFFWIIRLKKEIKRRHLIQIDL; from the coding sequence GTGAAAAAGATTCTTTCCTTATTGTTTGTTGCTTTAATCTTATCTGTGACAATAGTAGACTACTGTTTTTCGCAGAATAGTATTGCAGAAAATAAGATTAGCTGGACACAGGGTGAAATCACCTTTATGGAGGAACATCCTCTTATTCAGCTCGGGGTAGACCCGAAGTTTGTTCCCTTTGAGTTTTTTGATGAGGATGGGGAATATAAAGGCATAACCGCAGATTACCTTTCCCTGATAAGTGAGAGAACAGGACTAAAATTTGAAATTGCCAGAGGGTTAACCTGGCCGGAAGCCTATGATATGGCTCTATCAGGAGCTCTCGATGCCCTCCCAGCAGTTTCCAAAACAGAAGAAAGAGAGAAATATTTTCTTTTTTCCCAACCATATTTCCACTTTAAAAGGGTTATTGTGACACAAAATACAGATACTGGTATTGCCGATATTGATGATTTGGACGGGTTAACGGTTGCAGTACAGAGAAATAGTTCCCATCATAGCTATCTATTATCTTATCCGAATATAAATTTAAGCTTGTATGATAGTGTAGAAGCCGCCCTTGCTTCAGTTGTCAGTGGGACGGAAAGAGTTTTTGTAGGGAATCTTGCTACTACCGATTATCTGGTTCGTACAAACGCTCTAACTAATTTGAAGTTCATTGCATTTGAGGCAGAAAAAGAACAGGCATTGTATTTTGCTGTTCGGCAGGACTGGCCGGAGCTGGTCAGCATTATAGATAAAACACTAAACAGTATAACTGAAGAAGAGAAAATTGCCATTACCGATAATTGGATTGAATTTAAGGCAGAGATTGACTATGGTCCAATCTGGCGAGCCATTTTAATTATCGGATCAATCCTGGCAGGAATTATGATAGTTTCTTTCTTCTGGATAATCCGTTTAAAAAAAGAAATAAAAAGGAGGCACCTAATTCAAATTGATCTGGA